A section of the Pseudomonas flavescens genome encodes:
- a CDS encoding sigma-70 family RNA polymerase sigma factor: MLPANSSNRTAMLHNLFGEHHGWLFERLRARLGCRHDAADMAAETFAQVVAMRDQRKIHEPRALLTTIAKRLVFASWRRRDLERAYLAALTAEPERLAPSAEDHYLLLETLVEIDRLLDGLSSKARAAFLYSQLDGLTYAQIAVELGVSVTRVHQYIVQGLRACYGAET; this comes from the coding sequence ATGCTTCCTGCCAACTCCAGCAATCGGACGGCGATGCTTCACAATCTGTTCGGCGAGCACCATGGCTGGTTGTTCGAGCGCCTGCGCGCTCGTCTTGGCTGCCGCCACGACGCTGCGGACATGGCCGCCGAAACCTTCGCTCAGGTTGTCGCCATGCGCGATCAGCGAAAGATCCACGAACCACGTGCACTGCTGACAACCATTGCCAAACGCCTGGTATTCGCCAGTTGGCGGCGCCGCGACCTCGAACGTGCCTACCTGGCGGCATTGACCGCCGAGCCGGAGCGCTTGGCCCCTTCTGCTGAGGATCACTACCTGCTGCTGGAAACGCTTGTCGAGATCGATCGGCTTCTCGACGGGCTTTCCAGCAAGGCTCGCGCCGCCTTTTTATACAGCCAGCTGGATGGCCTGACCTATGCACAGATTGCAGTGGAGCTTGGCGTGTCCGTCACGCGGGTGCATCAGTACATCGTTCAGGGGCTCAGGGCCTGCTACGGTGCCGAGACGTGA
- a CDS encoding rhomboid family intramembrane serine protease: MSPVIALRAPLDEDLTPFITLLRNLGVAHRVAEQSNEQVLWVPDEHIASQVRELYARVPQGDPSVQPVQVQPARKLPGFLDQARRSPLTLVVLALTLLVALLTWGGEDYDVVRWLSFVDFQIEGQYIYFASFAQVVDSGQWWRVFTPMLLHFGVLHLAMNSLWYWELGRRIEARQGALMLLLLTLWFGLAANVAQYLYGGPALFGGLSGVLYGLLGHCWLFQWLAPNAAYKLPRGVLVSMLIWLLICMTGVFELLQFGAIANAAHVGGLVAGCVTGLIGGLLARRRR; the protein is encoded by the coding sequence ATGAGCCCGGTGATCGCCTTGCGTGCACCGCTCGATGAGGACCTGACACCTTTCATCACCCTGTTGCGCAACCTGGGTGTCGCCCACCGGGTCGCCGAGCAGTCCAATGAGCAGGTGCTCTGGGTACCCGATGAACATATCGCCAGTCAGGTGCGCGAGCTATACGCCCGAGTGCCCCAGGGCGATCCCAGTGTGCAACCCGTGCAGGTTCAGCCAGCGCGCAAGCTACCTGGCTTTCTCGATCAGGCCCGGCGCAGCCCGCTGACGTTGGTCGTGCTGGCCCTGACCTTGCTGGTCGCGCTGCTGACCTGGGGCGGTGAAGATTACGATGTCGTGCGCTGGCTGAGCTTCGTCGACTTCCAGATCGAAGGTCAGTACATCTACTTCGCTTCCTTCGCCCAGGTCGTCGACAGCGGCCAGTGGTGGCGTGTGTTCACGCCGATGCTGCTGCATTTCGGCGTGCTGCACCTGGCCATGAACAGTTTGTGGTACTGGGAGCTGGGCCGACGTATCGAGGCACGCCAGGGCGCGCTCATGCTGCTGCTCCTGACCCTGTGGTTCGGCCTGGCAGCCAACGTCGCGCAATACCTGTATGGCGGCCCGGCGCTGTTCGGCGGGTTGTCAGGCGTGCTTTATGGTCTGCTCGGGCACTGCTGGCTGTTCCAGTGGCTGGCCCCGAATGCGGCTTACAAGCTGCCACGGGGCGTGCTGGTGAGCATGCTGATCTGGCTGCTGATCTGCATGACCGGTGTATTCGAGCTGCTGCAGTTCGGCGCCATCGCCAATGCCGCCCATGTCGGTGGGCTGGTCGCGGGGTGCGTCACCGGGCTGATTGGCGGTCTGCTGGCCCGGCGACGCCGCTGA
- a CDS encoding metallophosphoesterase produces MQLDPSRGYDLIGDIHGCANTLVHLLERLGYRRQNGVWRHPQRMAVFLGDLIDRGPRIREAVHLVHDMVRAGEALCIMGNHEFNALGWMTPALPGSGRDYVRERTPRHGRLIGETLKQFEPYPDEWRDVLAWFYELPLFLDAGHFRVVHACWDEGMIAPLRRQFPDGCIDEHFLQASAVPGSYACTVLDRLLRGTDMRLPDGLTMTSGDGFTRSFFRTKFWEDNPQTYGDVQFQPDALPDLVAQMPLSELQKTELLKYGPDQPLLFVGHYWRSGTPEPIRPNLACLDYSAVMYGKLVAYRLDQETRLDPRKFVWVDVEKPEAPR; encoded by the coding sequence ATGCAGCTCGACCCGTCTCGCGGCTACGACCTGATCGGTGATATCCATGGCTGCGCCAATACTCTGGTGCACCTGCTCGAGCGCCTGGGTTATCGCCGTCAGAACGGGGTCTGGCGCCATCCGCAACGTATGGCGGTGTTCCTCGGCGACCTGATCGATCGAGGCCCGCGCATTCGCGAGGCCGTGCACCTGGTGCACGACATGGTGCGGGCCGGTGAGGCGCTGTGCATCATGGGCAATCACGAGTTCAACGCCCTTGGCTGGATGACGCCGGCACTGCCGGGCAGCGGCCGCGACTACGTGCGTGAGCGTACCCCGCGGCACGGGCGGCTGATCGGCGAAACCCTCAAGCAGTTCGAGCCATACCCTGACGAGTGGCGCGATGTGCTGGCCTGGTTCTACGAGCTGCCGCTGTTTCTCGATGCCGGTCATTTTCGCGTGGTGCACGCCTGCTGGGACGAGGGCATGATCGCACCGCTGCGCCGGCAGTTTCCGGATGGCTGTATCGATGAGCATTTTCTGCAGGCCTCTGCCGTGCCTGGCAGCTATGCCTGCACCGTGCTCGATCGGCTGCTGCGCGGCACCGACATGCGCCTGCCCGACGGCTTGACCATGACCAGTGGTGACGGCTTCACCCGCTCGTTCTTCCGCACCAAGTTCTGGGAAGACAACCCGCAGACATACGGCGATGTGCAGTTCCAGCCCGATGCCTTGCCGGATCTGGTCGCGCAGATGCCGCTCAGCGAGCTGCAGAAGACCGAGTTGCTCAAGTACGGGCCCGATCAACCCTTGCTGTTCGTCGGCCATTACTGGCGCAGCGGCACCCCTGAACCGATCCGCCCGAACCTGGCCTGCCTGGATTACAGCGCCGTGATGTACGGCAAGCTGGTGGCCTACCGCCTTGATCAGGAAACCCGTCTGGACCCGCGCAAGTTCGTCTGGGTCGATGTCGAGAAACCGGAGGCGCCGCGATGA
- a CDS encoding TonB-dependent siderophore receptor, translated as MPHQSCLPFFITAFMVAMHGNASASQQRHDFALSAAPLAATLIEIGQRSGQQILFIPADVDGHQAAPVHGSFSASEAVQQALRGSGLEVRATSGGTLSVQPAPQNGSMTLDATRVDSTIASERTGAPFSGYVAQRGSSATKTDASLLETPQSISVVTRDEMNDRKGDNLSDALKYTAGFSSQPSGFSRTADDFTLRGFNVGAGTGGILRDGMKLQANPYDGSIEAYGVERVEVLKGASSVLYGQLSPGGLINTISKRPTSEPLHEVGIEIGNYDRRQYTFDLGGPLDDQGQFSYRLTGLWRDSNTQVDHIDDDRRYIAPALTWRPNEDSSLTILASHQETFTGFAPPTAYTMTTYSDTPGYKIGRDDFVGEPGYDHFNNRMDTLGYLFEHHFNDHLQVNHSLRYFQANTDWDYLIPQAIVGSQLLRRYSERDERSTGWTTDNNLQYTLDSGRWQHSLLVGVDYYHKTYDSHRHISASLAQLAPPLDLANPIHTGYGENTAAESGSDLHSAQKGLYLQDQIRFDDKWLLLLGARQDWAESRTTTFATEARATRNDKKATGRIGLVYMADNGVAPYASYSQSFQPANVSNPAAGNAFAPLEGEQYEVGVRYQPPGSQTLISAAVYQLTQENSLSFDAASATFVQYGKTRSKGLELEAKTEASDNLSLTASYAYTDSHVIQDSSASNVGKRIEGVPYHSASLWASYRLSALGLPQLRLAAGARYTGTTRTTPTVYEGKIPAYTLFDALISYEIDDHWEVAAKAQNLGNEKYLFCNTTCRYGDERSLIGSLSYRW; from the coding sequence ATGCCTCATCAGTCTTGCTTGCCGTTCTTCATCACCGCTTTCATGGTCGCCATGCATGGCAATGCCAGTGCATCGCAGCAGCGCCATGATTTCGCACTGTCGGCGGCACCGCTGGCCGCTACGCTGATCGAAATCGGCCAACGCAGTGGCCAGCAGATACTGTTCATCCCTGCGGACGTCGATGGCCATCAGGCCGCTCCCGTACATGGCTCCTTCAGCGCCAGCGAAGCAGTACAGCAGGCCCTGCGTGGCAGCGGTCTTGAAGTACGTGCCACCAGTGGCGGAACGCTCAGCGTGCAGCCGGCCCCACAAAACGGATCGATGACCCTCGATGCCACCCGCGTCGACTCCACGATTGCCAGTGAACGCACGGGCGCCCCCTTTTCCGGCTATGTCGCCCAGCGAGGCAGCTCGGCCACCAAGACCGATGCATCGCTGCTCGAGACGCCACAGTCGATTTCGGTAGTAACCCGCGACGAAATGAACGACCGCAAGGGCGATAACCTTTCCGATGCACTGAAATACACCGCTGGCTTCAGCAGCCAGCCAAGTGGTTTCAGCCGTACCGCGGACGACTTCACCTTGCGCGGCTTCAACGTGGGCGCGGGCACCGGCGGTATTCTGCGCGACGGCATGAAACTGCAGGCCAACCCCTACGACGGCAGCATCGAAGCCTACGGCGTGGAGCGGGTAGAAGTGCTCAAAGGGGCCTCATCCGTGCTTTATGGGCAACTGTCGCCGGGTGGACTGATCAACACCATCAGCAAGCGCCCGACCAGCGAACCGCTGCATGAAGTGGGTATCGAAATCGGCAACTACGACCGTCGCCAGTACACCTTCGACCTAGGCGGCCCGCTGGACGATCAGGGCCAGTTCAGCTACCGCCTCACCGGTCTGTGGCGCGACAGCAATACGCAGGTCGATCATATCGACGACGACCGCCGCTACATCGCGCCCGCCTTGACCTGGCGTCCGAACGAGGACAGCTCGCTCACCATTCTGGCCAGTCATCAGGAAACCTTTACCGGCTTCGCCCCGCCGACGGCCTACACCATGACCACCTACAGCGATACGCCGGGCTACAAGATAGGTCGCGACGACTTCGTTGGCGAACCCGGCTACGACCATTTCAACAACCGTATGGACACGCTCGGGTACCTGTTCGAGCACCATTTCAACGACCACCTGCAAGTGAACCACAGCCTGCGCTATTTCCAGGCCAACACCGACTGGGACTACCTGATTCCACAAGCCATCGTCGGCAGTCAGCTACTGCGCCGCTACAGCGAGCGTGACGAGCGCTCCACCGGCTGGACCACCGACAACAACCTGCAATACACGCTGGACAGTGGCCGCTGGCAACACAGCTTATTGGTGGGGGTCGACTACTACCACAAGACATACGACTCCCACCGCCATATCAGCGCCTCCCTGGCGCAACTGGCTCCGCCGCTGGATCTCGCCAACCCGATCCATACCGGCTACGGCGAAAACACCGCCGCCGAAAGCGGCTCCGATCTGCACAGCGCGCAGAAGGGCCTCTACCTGCAGGATCAGATCAGGTTCGACGACAAGTGGCTGCTCCTGCTGGGCGCCCGTCAGGACTGGGCGGAAAGCCGCACCACTACCTTCGCGACCGAGGCACGTGCTACCCGCAACGACAAGAAAGCCACCGGCCGTATTGGTTTGGTCTACATGGCGGACAACGGCGTGGCGCCTTACGCCAGTTACAGCCAGTCGTTTCAGCCGGCCAATGTCAGCAATCCAGCCGCTGGCAATGCCTTCGCGCCGCTGGAAGGCGAGCAGTATGAGGTCGGTGTGCGCTATCAACCTCCCGGCAGCCAGACGTTGATCAGTGCTGCGGTGTACCAACTGACTCAGGAAAATTCACTGAGCTTCGACGCCGCCAGCGCCACATTCGTGCAATACGGGAAAACCCGCTCCAAAGGCCTGGAACTGGAGGCCAAGACAGAGGCGAGCGACAACCTCAGCCTCACCGCCTCCTACGCCTATACCGACTCCCACGTGATCCAGGACAGCAGCGCCAGCAATGTCGGCAAACGCATCGAAGGCGTGCCTTACCACAGTGCCAGTCTGTGGGCGAGCTATCGCCTGAGCGCCCTCGGTCTGCCGCAGCTACGACTCGCAGCTGGCGCACGCTATACCGGCACCACACGCACCACACCAACGGTCTATGAAGGCAAGATCCCCGCTTACACGCTGTTCGATGCGCTGATCAGCTATGAAATCGACGACCACTGGGAAGTGGCCGCCAAGGCCCAGAACCTGGGCAACGAGAAGTACCTGTTCTGCAACACGACCTGTCGTTATGGCGATGAACGCAGCCTGATCGGCTCGCTAAGCTATCGCTGGTAA
- a CDS encoding DUF4880 domain-containing protein: MSPLIEQAIEWHARQSSGNFGDDEHTRFQQWLSANPAHTDAWNALQQRLGKTLLPLKAAPARQALNTPNLSRRNLLRGTLAISTMAVGAHLLGKPGMPLNNWNADLRTQTAERRRIELPSAWLTLNAQSAVDLDLSGERHLVRLHQGSLVIDTQGGELRPVTLASRFGEIQLADGRCVLELHDDFARACLLRGSASIAGRPLLPGQQVHMLANGVTGMRPFVGAPDAWVNGFLQAHDWTLGQLIDQLRPYHRGMLQLSQNAAHLRISGVFNLDNSAQALAALADILPVRVHSYLGVWTRIEHV, encoded by the coding sequence GTGAGCCCACTGATAGAGCAAGCCATCGAGTGGCATGCACGGCAGAGTTCGGGCAACTTCGGCGATGACGAGCACACACGTTTCCAGCAGTGGCTGAGTGCCAATCCTGCTCACACCGACGCCTGGAATGCCCTACAACAGCGACTTGGTAAAACGCTGCTACCACTGAAGGCTGCGCCAGCCAGACAAGCGCTGAACACGCCGAACCTGAGCCGCCGCAATCTGCTACGCGGCACGCTGGCAATCAGCACGATGGCTGTCGGCGCCCACCTGCTCGGCAAACCTGGCATGCCGCTGAACAACTGGAACGCCGACCTTCGTACGCAAACCGCCGAGCGCCGGCGGATCGAATTGCCAAGTGCCTGGCTGACACTCAATGCACAGAGCGCCGTCGACCTCGACCTTTCCGGTGAGCGACACCTTGTTCGCCTGCATCAAGGCAGCCTGGTCATCGACACGCAAGGTGGAGAACTACGCCCCGTGACTCTAGCGAGTCGCTTTGGGGAGATCCAGCTGGCAGACGGGCGCTGCGTGCTGGAGCTGCACGATGATTTCGCTCGTGCCTGCCTACTGCGTGGCAGCGCAAGCATTGCCGGGCGCCCCCTGCTGCCAGGGCAACAAGTGCACATGCTCGCCAATGGCGTGACAGGGATGCGACCTTTCGTGGGCGCCCCAGATGCCTGGGTCAACGGTTTCTTGCAAGCGCACGACTGGACGCTGGGCCAGTTGATCGACCAACTGCGCCCCTATCACCGAGGCATGCTGCAGCTTTCCCAAAATGCAGCACATCTACGTATCTCCGGCGTATTCAATCTGGATAACAGCGCCCAGGCGCTGGCTGCCTTGGCGGACATCCTGCCGGTACGCGTCCATAGCTACCTGGGCGTATGGACGCGTATCGAGCATGTCTAG